Proteins from a genomic interval of Indicator indicator isolate 239-I01 chromosome 1, UM_Iind_1.1, whole genome shotgun sequence:
- the LOC128972373 gene encoding taste receptor type 2 member 40-like has translation MLAPVIIISISIVAMEIVVGFIGNGFITAVNTINWFKTKKISSADMILIFLSTSRCILQVTVLMHIHSLYFTDVFKLASVYKAFGAVWMFVNHSSLWFSTWLYVLYCVKIINVPQRLLLQIKLRIAGMVPWLLLGSLVISSMTSLPFLWITSSTYLCSSTGNCRENSTAHITNWDSSHLYLLLLYFVGCFFPLILSVVTSVLLITSLWKHRKKMQSYVNTFRDPLIDVHLTAIKSIISFLILYLSSVAAQILLILSTSQSKDVVKVAVSLVVVGAYPSIHSIILIIVNSKLKLAFRILCQNFKCLWKRPII, from the coding sequence ATGTTGGCACCAGTTATTATTATTTCGATAAGTATTGTAGCTATGGAAATTGTTGTTGGATTTATTGGAAATGGATTTATTACAGCTGTTAATACCATTAACTGgttcaaaaccaaaaaaatttcttctgctgATATGATCCTGATCTTTCTGAGCACATCAAGATGTATCTTGCAGGTGACTGTACTGATGCACATTCATAGTCTCTACTTTACTGATGTGTTTAAGTTGGCTTCTGTGTACAAAGCTTTTGGCGCTGTGTGGATGTTTGTAAACCATTCCAGTTTGTGGTTCAGTACCTGGCTCTATGTACTCTACTGTGTAAAAATAATCAATGTCCCTCAACGGCTGTTGCTGCAAATCAAGCTCAGAATAGCTGGGATGGTCCCATGGCTACTTCTGGGATCACTGGTGATCTCTTCTATgacttcccttccttttctatGGATTACATCCAGCACTTACCTCTGCAGCTCAACAGGGAACTGTAGAGAAAATAGCACAGCACATATCACTAACTGGGATAGTTCACATCTGTACCTCCTGCTTCTTTACTTCGTAGGTTGCTTTTTTCCTCTAATACTATCTGTGGTAACTTCAGTTTTATTAATTACTTCTCTGTGGAAGCACAGAAAGAAGATGCAATCTTATGTAAATACTTTCAGGGATCCTTTGATAGATGTTCACTTAACTGCCATTAAATCCATTATTTCTTTCTTGATCTTGTATCTTTCTAGTGTTGCAGCTCAAATTCTGCTGATACTGTCTACTTCTCAAAGTAAAGATGTTGTAAAAGTTGCAGTATCCTTAGTTGTAGTTGGGGCATATCCTTCTATACACTCCATTATACTGATCATAGTCAATTCAAAACTGAAATTGGCATTTAGAATCCTTTGCCAGAATTTTAAGTGCCTTTGGAAAAGGCCCATAATATAG